One Luteolibacter arcticus DNA segment encodes these proteins:
- a CDS encoding DNA-3-methyladenine glycosylase I: MTRCPWLPVDKPLYVAYHDTEWGVPSREERYLFEMICLEGAQAGLSWWTVLQKRERYREVFRNFEPDEVAKMKDGQLDKLVLDPGIIRHRGKIFAVRENAKSWLALREREGDPVEWIWSFIGGKPKVNRFKAMGDFPTTTAESDALSKALRKAGFNFVGSTTMYAYMQAVGMVNDHTVDCFRK; encoded by the coding sequence ATGACCCGCTGCCCTTGGCTTCCCGTCGACAAGCCGCTGTACGTCGCCTACCACGACACCGAGTGGGGCGTGCCGTCGCGGGAGGAGCGCTACCTTTTTGAGATGATCTGCCTAGAAGGCGCGCAGGCGGGCTTGTCGTGGTGGACGGTGCTCCAGAAGCGCGAGCGCTACCGCGAGGTCTTCCGCAATTTCGAGCCCGACGAGGTGGCAAAGATGAAGGATGGCCAGTTGGACAAGCTGGTGCTCGATCCGGGCATCATCCGCCACCGCGGGAAGATCTTCGCCGTGCGCGAGAACGCCAAGTCTTGGCTGGCCCTGCGCGAGCGGGAAGGGGATCCGGTGGAGTGGATCTGGAGCTTCATCGGCGGCAAGCCGAAGGTGAACCGCTTCAAGGCGATGGGCGATTTTCCCACGACGACGGCGGAGTCGGATGCGCTCAGCAAGGCGCTGCGCAAGGCGGGCTTCAACTTCGTGGGCTCCACCACGATGTATGCCTACATGCAGGCGGTGGGCATGGTGAATGACCACACGGTGGATTGCTTCCGGAAGTAG
- a CDS encoding DUF4139 domain-containing protein has product MKTIALTTALITAASAETALTIYNQNLAVVRESVPLELKAGENPLTFDRATAQVLPDSVVLRDPTGKAAFSILEQSYRNDPVSKWLLLQHFEGQVIDFRTTYPDGKVEVKPGKIVRSGYVPGGQPQEPIIEVEGKLRFQLPGEPLFPALGDGSILRPTLGWQIQSAADAKFDAQLSYLSNGFSWEADYNLVAPEKSDTVTLTGWVTVNNQSGTGFNQARIKLVAGEVNIVQPNVPVDSSRMAMRLKSMSDAAPAVQEKAFDDFHLYTLQRPLTIRDKETKQVEFLRAPEVKAMKKYVYDAASMRFFGGGPQTQPIQGQEFPKDVAIYWEFKNEEANGLGVPLPAGRVRFYRSDDQDGNLEFVGENDIDHTPRNENVSVYTGNAFDLVGERKITNFQRDDRAEWMKETVEVTVKNRSKEPKEIVVREHLWRWLEWKLEDVSMESVKKDAQTIEFTVKLAPDEEKKVTYTAHYTW; this is encoded by the coding sequence ATGAAGACTATTGCCCTGACTACCGCCCTCATCACCGCTGCCAGCGCCGAAACCGCGCTGACGATTTACAACCAGAACCTGGCCGTGGTGCGCGAGTCGGTCCCGCTGGAGCTGAAGGCCGGCGAAAACCCGCTGACCTTCGACCGCGCGACGGCTCAGGTACTTCCAGACTCGGTGGTTCTGCGCGACCCCACGGGCAAGGCCGCCTTCTCGATCCTCGAGCAAAGCTACCGCAATGACCCGGTGAGCAAATGGCTGCTGCTCCAGCACTTCGAGGGTCAGGTGATCGACTTCCGCACCACCTACCCCGATGGCAAGGTCGAGGTGAAGCCCGGCAAGATTGTCCGCTCCGGCTACGTGCCCGGAGGCCAGCCGCAGGAACCCATCATCGAGGTCGAGGGCAAGCTGCGCTTCCAGCTTCCCGGCGAGCCGCTGTTCCCGGCACTCGGCGATGGCTCAATCCTGCGGCCCACGCTGGGCTGGCAGATCCAGAGCGCGGCGGATGCGAAGTTCGATGCCCAGCTCTCCTACCTCAGCAACGGCTTTTCCTGGGAGGCGGACTACAACCTCGTCGCGCCGGAGAAGAGCGACACCGTCACCCTGACCGGCTGGGTGACCGTGAACAACCAGAGCGGCACGGGCTTCAACCAGGCCAGGATCAAACTGGTGGCCGGTGAGGTGAATATCGTCCAACCGAACGTCCCGGTGGATTCCTCGCGCATGGCCATGCGGCTGAAAAGCATGTCCGACGCCGCACCGGCGGTGCAGGAGAAGGCCTTCGATGACTTCCACCTCTACACACTCCAGCGGCCGCTGACGATCCGCGACAAGGAAACGAAGCAGGTCGAGTTCCTCCGCGCACCGGAGGTGAAGGCGATGAAGAAGTATGTCTATGATGCGGCTTCCATGCGCTTTTTCGGCGGCGGTCCGCAGACGCAGCCGATCCAAGGACAGGAATTCCCGAAGGACGTGGCCATCTACTGGGAGTTCAAGAACGAGGAAGCCAATGGCCTCGGTGTGCCCCTGCCCGCGGGCCGGGTTCGCTTCTACCGCTCCGATGACCAGGACGGAAACCTCGAGTTCGTCGGGGAAAACGACATCGACCACACCCCTCGCAACGAGAATGTCTCGGTCTACACCGGCAATGCCTTCGACCTCGTCGGCGAGCGGAAGATCACCAACTTCCAGCGCGACGACCGAGCGGAGTGGATGAAGGAAACCGTCGAGGTCACGGTGAAAAACCGCTCGAAGGAACCCAAGGAAATCGTCGTCCGCGAGCACCTGTGGCGCTGGCTGGAGTGGAAGCTCGAGGATGTCTCGATGGAGTCCGTGAAGAAGGACGCACAGACCATCGAATTCACCGTGAAGCTGGCGCCGGATGAGGAGAAGAAGGTGACCTACACCGCGCACTACACGTGGTGA